One region of Parambassis ranga chromosome 12, fParRan2.1, whole genome shotgun sequence genomic DNA includes:
- the alpk2 gene encoding alpha-protein kinase 2 isoform X1, whose translation MDLSVLFTDEIRPAAALTDGQTGDLESLLLSSTVNTHESEAETVSYPSEPTDKYTLNISTCLSQETSTDSDRCKMSRCLGSSAPALPVFSSQSKTFYIQQKAPAECPMEPSSSEASFTSEHSQVVSLLRPLSPQSDSLDSDAAVAPLSDLNIFEYDTQDFILKPDLDPYEIKSPEWEPLLETGVEKTNYDFDTQVLPCESEDIVTQCHHSSSEEINESDMSQHTQLRPPAADAWAVSLMVIKEVSSEDISLTPQLQGSESPVDLWLDACQYLSGTDVCDGLDKTCLSVTQEDPSASSDLSFPPGETQVSDNNPEDSEGIGWYSSDTRGWGQPVERWPSVDSWASALSDWTGILAAPPEDITAAFTEAGAEIDALTQALAEVTHRGPHLESTEQLLMGVQDHLIKAQSPPDSSLHSGHSCLSLCLDAAGPDREASQRLKSVCDPMLTTQGELSSIPQHSTGATVASPGRQDTCPELDLFQFGGCVESLETDFSISNEEEPIILKIIEDSDLNSPAELVTEEPFGDGVCKVTDEHIVPQLGSVAEQEATQSCECDGISLTNTIQSHVPGVDVEPGLHFDVHTYTSLDTPPDLDGACQVLPHWESPKFIMPLAPLGIGSSLVTRTNSSLEGDQTFAKRFLNDNRDLIYDHVQHHTLWPNPDGITGKPSLEGDEEVIHQRRDTNTAEESTAEDVHRGDTAQCVLAAGKTLLEEINDLSRENFIGVPADHFIISETNRVAYVTLDLNDPFVSRPAKPRSFDTMPHKTHKNTSESKSHSRKDKSAGHHHGGQASKKQESASQHVACRQQETHPTTAENHASKDTPARLEAKETNIVTEAPSKPHGKKKKKHGQNTTSVKSVGEPLKEVENGAKPMTAKGKVDEFEVKLGAKAGKAQKDNNQSEGAEKKPQHPEGEQHPPPHTDQPRPFTSPLKDEVIKRPRLSQDKFGKIVSTLEAKLPKSDVSIKANREEVKADVGTARRKAYSEVVKQKIPPKEDPKVVQPIQAVSVSGDPQSLCLWCQFAAVFSDYTVTWSREGSTLAEIKRSAGDESRVSLTITAASHKDLGKYQCRLSSLHGSVTLEYLLTYEVLSEVVIPPKTVLSARVEVSSEEEGVNCSRLMFKEDFLSDQYFEENHPISIVVEKVHFGEGMHRRAFRSRLEAGQMHLLVPGHSCVLKVHNAISNGTKNNDDLVQKNFTLAVEECQVQNTAREYIKAYTAAAQSVEAFGDVPEIIPIYLVHRPSNDIPYATLEEELIGDFVKYSVKDGKELNLMRRDSEAGQKCCSFQHWVYHKTEGNLLVTDMQGVGMKLTDVGIATCKKGYKGFKGNCATSFIDQFKALHQCNQYCEILGLKSLQPKPKKPATAPKAKPQPSAAPKKKTFGPAVKGKS comes from the exons atggATCTGTCTGTCCTGTTCACAGATGAAATAAGACCGGCAGCCGCTCTTACAGATGGTCAAACCGGAGACTTGGAGTCTCTTCTGCTCAGCTCGACGGTAAACACACATGAATCTGAAGCAGAGACTGTGTCCTATCCCTCAGAACCCACAGACAAATACACGCTAAACATTTCCACATGCCTCTCTCAGGAGACGAGCACAGACTCAGACAGGTGTAAGATGTCACGGTGTCTGGGATCATCTGCACCTGCATTACCTGTGTTTTCATCCCAAtctaaaacattttacattcaaCAAAAGGCACCAGCTGAGTGTCCGATGGAACCATCCAGCTCTGAGGCCTCCTTCACCTCTGAGCACAGTCAAGTCGTGTCTTTATTAAGGCCACTGTCCCCTCAGTCAGACAGTTTAGACAGCGATGCAGCTGTAGCACCTCTGTCAGACCTTAATATCTTTGAATATGACACACAGGACTTCATCCTGAAGCCAGATTTAGATCCCTATGAGATTAAAAGTCCAGAATGGGAGCCATTATTAGAGACAGGTGTGGAAAAGACAAACTATGACTTTGATACACAAGTCCTGCCGTGTGAATCAGAAGACATTGTGACACAATGTCATCACAGTTCTAGTGAGGAGATCAACGAGTCAGACATGAGccagcacacacagctcagacCACCTGCTGCAGATGCCTGGGCAGTGAGTTTGATGGTGATAAAGGAGGTGAGCTCAGAGGACATCAGTTTAACCCCTCAGCTACAGGGCAGTGAAAGTCCCGTGGATCTCTGGTTGGACGCATGCCAGTATCTGTCAGGTACAGATGTCTGTGATGGTTTGGACAAgacgtgtctgtctgtcacacaaGAGGACCCCTCAGCTAGCAGTGACTTATCTTTTCCCCCAGGAGAGACACAAGTGTCAGATAACAACCCTGAAGACAGTGAGGGGATTGGCTGGTACAGTAGTGACACCAGAGGTTGGGGGCAACCAGTTGAGAGGTGGCCATCGGTGGACAGCTGGGCCAGTGCACTATCAGACTGGACCGGGATCCTTGCAGCTCCACCTGAGGACATCACAGCTGCTTTCACAGAGGCAGGCGCCGAGATAGATGCTCTGACGCAGGCTCTGGCAGAGGTTACCCACAGAGGACCTCATCTAGAATCAACAGAGCAGCTACTCATGGGGGTCCAGGATCACTTAATCAAGGCGCAAAGCCCCCCCGACAGCTCTCTCCACTCTGGGCACAGCTGCCTCTCACTGTGCCTGGACGCTGCAGGGCCTGACAGAGAGGCATCCCAGAGACTCAAATCCGTGTGCGATCCAATGCTGACCACACAAGGAGAGCTGAGCTCCATCCCCCAGCACTCAACCGGTGCTACGGTGGCCTCTCCTGGAAGACAGGACACCTGCCCTGAATTGGACCTTTTTCAGTTTGGAGGATGTGTCGAGTCCCTGGAGACAGATTTTTCCATCAGCAACGAAGAAGAACCAATCATACTGAAGATAATAGAAGATTCTGATTTGAATTCTCCCGCAGAGCTCGTAACTGAGGAG CCCTTTGGAGATGGAGTGTGTAAAGTGACCGATGAACACATCGTCCCCCAGCTGGGCTCGGTTGCTGAGCAGGAagccacacagagctgtgaatgtGACGGCATCTCACTAACAAATACAATACAGTCACATGTGCCGGGTGTGGACGTTGAACCTGGCCTGCACTTTGATGTTCACACATACACGTCGCTTGACACTCCACCAGACCTTGATGGGGCATGTCAGGTGTTGCCACATTGGGAGAGTCCTAAGTTTATTATGCCCCTAGCCCCCCTCGGTATTGGCTCCTCCCTCGTCACTCGGACGAACAGCAGTTTGGAAGGAGATCAGACTTTTGCCAAAAGGTTTCTCAATGACAACAGAGACCTCATTTATGATCACGTACAACACCACACTCTCTGGCCAAACCCGGATGGAATTACAGGCAAACCATCTCTGGAAGGTGATGAGGAGGTGATTCATCAAAGGCgggacacaaacactgctgaggAATCTACAGCAGAGGACGTGCACAGAGGAGACACTGCACAGTGCGTCCTCGCTGCAGGAAAAACACTACTAGAGGAGATTAATGATCTCAGCAGAGAAAACTTCATTGGCGTCCCTGCAGATCATTTTATCATCTCGGAGACAAACCGTGTTGCATATGTCACTTTGGATTTAAATGACCCTTTTGTCTCCAGGCCTGCAAAACCCAGATCGTTTGATACAATGCCTCACAAAACTCACAAGAACACCTCAGAGAGCAAAAGCCACTCCAGAAAGGATAAATCAGCCGGTCACCATCATGGTGGACAAGCCTCCAAGAAACAGGAGAGTGCATCTCAACATGTTGCCTGCAGACAGCAAGAAACTCACCCTACAACTGCAGAGAATCATGCCAGCAAGGACACTCCAGCTAGGCTTGAAGCCAAGGAGACTAATATAGTGACTGAGGCTCCAAGCAAACCTcatggaaagaagaagaagaaacatggtCAGAATACAACATCAGTGAAGAGTGTTGGGGAGCCGCTGAAAGAGGTGGAAAATGGAGCAAAGCCAATGACTGCAAAAGGAAAGGTTGACGAGTTCGAGGTCAAACTTGGCGCCAAAGCAGGGAAAGCTCAAAAGGACAACAATCAGTCAGAGGGTGCTGAGAAAAAGCCTCAGCACCcagaaggagagcagcatcctcCACCTCACACAGATCAGCCAAGACCCTTTACCAGTCCTCTAAAAGATGAGGTCATTAAAAGACCACGCCTGTCTCAGGATAAGTTTGGGAAGATTGTCAGCACTTTGGAGGCCAAACTACCAAAATCAGACGTTTCTATAAAGGCAAACAGAGAGGAGGTCAAAGCAGACGTAGGAACAGCTCGTAGGAAGGCGTACAGTGAGGTGGTCAAACAAAAAATCCCACCCAAGGAAG ATCCCAAAGTGGTGCAGCCCATTCAGGCAGTGTCAGTGAGTGGGGACCCCCAGAGTCTGTGTCTTTGGTGTCAGTTTGCTGCTGTCTTCTCAGACTACACTGTGACCTGGAGCCGGGAGGGCTCCACCCTGGCTGAGATCAAGAGAAG TGCAGGGGATGAGAGCAGAGTGTCACTGACCATCACCGCCGCCTCTCACAAAGACCTGGGCAAGTACCAGTGTCGGCTCAGCAGCTTACATGGGTCAGTCACCCTGGAGTACCTGCTCACAtatgaag TGCTCAGTGAGGTTGTCATCCCTCCAAAGACCGTTTTAT CTGCCAGAGTAGAGGTGAGCAGCGAGGAGGAGGGCGTCAACTGTTCCAGACTGATGTTCAAAGAAGACTTCCTGTCAGACCAATACTTTGAAGAAAACCATCCCATCAGCATCGTCGTGGAAAAGGTCCACTTTGGTGAGGGTATGCATCGGCGGGCTTTCAGGTCCAGGCTGGAAGCAGGTCAGATGCACCTGTTAGTTCCGGGACACTCCTGTGTGCTCAAAGTGCATAACGCCATCAGCAACGGGACCAAGAACAACGACGACCTGGTTCAGAAGAACTTCACCTTGGCTGTGGAG GAGTGTCAAGTGCAGAACACGGCGAGAGAGTACATCAAAGCGTACACGGCTGCAGCTCAGTCCGTCGAAGCCTTTGGAGACGTCCCAGA GATCATTCCCATCTACCTGGTTCACCGTCCATCCAACGACATCCCCTACGCCACgctggaagaggagctgattGGTGACTTTGTTAAATATTCGGTCAAGGACGGCAAAGAGCTCAACCTGATGAGACGTGACTCCGAGGCTGGACAGAAATGCTGCTCCTTCCAGCACTGGGTCTACCACAAGACAGAGGGTAACCTGCTGGTCACAGACATGCAAG GGGTGGGCATGAAACTTACTGACGTGGGAATAGCCACCTGCAAGAAAGG atataAGGGCTTCAAAGGAAACTGTGCCACCTCCTTCATTGATCAGTTCAAAGCATTGCATCAATGCAACCAGTACTGTGAGATTCTGGGCCTCAAGTCTCTGCAGCCCAAACCTAAAAAGCCAGCAACCGCCCCCAAAGCCAAACCCCAACCCTCTGCTGCACCCAAGAAGAAAACCTTCGGGCCAGCGGTGAAGGGCAAGTCATAA
- the alpk2 gene encoding alpha-protein kinase 2 isoform X2 — MDLSVLFTDEIRPAAALTDGQTGDLESLLLSSTVNTHESEAETVSYPSEPTDKYTLNISTCLSQETSTDSDRCKMSRCLGSSAPALPVFSSQSKTFYIQQKAPAECPMEPSSSEASFTSEHSQVVSLLRPLSPQSDSLDSDAAVAPLSDLNIFEYDTQDFILKPDLDPYEIKSPEWEPLLETGVEKTNYDFDTQVLPCESEDIVTQCHHSSSEEINESDMSQHTQLRPPAADAWAVSLMVIKEVSSEDISLTPQLQGSESPVDLWLDACQYLSGETQVSDNNPEDSEGIGWYSSDTRGWGQPVERWPSVDSWASALSDWTGILAAPPEDITAAFTEAGAEIDALTQALAEVTHRGPHLESTEQLLMGVQDHLIKAQSPPDSSLHSGHSCLSLCLDAAGPDREASQRLKSVCDPMLTTQGELSSIPQHSTGATVASPGRQDTCPELDLFQFGGCVESLETDFSISNEEEPIILKIIEDSDLNSPAELVTEEPFGDGVCKVTDEHIVPQLGSVAEQEATQSCECDGISLTNTIQSHVPGVDVEPGLHFDVHTYTSLDTPPDLDGACQVLPHWESPKFIMPLAPLGIGSSLVTRTNSSLEGDQTFAKRFLNDNRDLIYDHVQHHTLWPNPDGITGKPSLEGDEEVIHQRRDTNTAEESTAEDVHRGDTAQCVLAAGKTLLEEINDLSRENFIGVPADHFIISETNRVAYVTLDLNDPFVSRPAKPRSFDTMPHKTHKNTSESKSHSRKDKSAGHHHGGQASKKQESASQHVACRQQETHPTTAENHASKDTPARLEAKETNIVTEAPSKPHGKKKKKHGQNTTSVKSVGEPLKEVENGAKPMTAKGKVDEFEVKLGAKAGKAQKDNNQSEGAEKKPQHPEGEQHPPPHTDQPRPFTSPLKDEVIKRPRLSQDKFGKIVSTLEAKLPKSDVSIKANREEVKADVGTARRKAYSEVVKQKIPPKEDPKVVQPIQAVSVSGDPQSLCLWCQFAAVFSDYTVTWSREGSTLAEIKRSAGDESRVSLTITAASHKDLGKYQCRLSSLHGSVTLEYLLTYEVLSEVVIPPKTVLSARVEVSSEEEGVNCSRLMFKEDFLSDQYFEENHPISIVVEKVHFGEGMHRRAFRSRLEAGQMHLLVPGHSCVLKVHNAISNGTKNNDDLVQKNFTLAVEECQVQNTAREYIKAYTAAAQSVEAFGDVPEIIPIYLVHRPSNDIPYATLEEELIGDFVKYSVKDGKELNLMRRDSEAGQKCCSFQHWVYHKTEGNLLVTDMQGVGMKLTDVGIATCKKGYKGFKGNCATSFIDQFKALHQCNQYCEILGLKSLQPKPKKPATAPKAKPQPSAAPKKKTFGPAVKGKS, encoded by the exons atggATCTGTCTGTCCTGTTCACAGATGAAATAAGACCGGCAGCCGCTCTTACAGATGGTCAAACCGGAGACTTGGAGTCTCTTCTGCTCAGCTCGACGGTAAACACACATGAATCTGAAGCAGAGACTGTGTCCTATCCCTCAGAACCCACAGACAAATACACGCTAAACATTTCCACATGCCTCTCTCAGGAGACGAGCACAGACTCAGACAGGTGTAAGATGTCACGGTGTCTGGGATCATCTGCACCTGCATTACCTGTGTTTTCATCCCAAtctaaaacattttacattcaaCAAAAGGCACCAGCTGAGTGTCCGATGGAACCATCCAGCTCTGAGGCCTCCTTCACCTCTGAGCACAGTCAAGTCGTGTCTTTATTAAGGCCACTGTCCCCTCAGTCAGACAGTTTAGACAGCGATGCAGCTGTAGCACCTCTGTCAGACCTTAATATCTTTGAATATGACACACAGGACTTCATCCTGAAGCCAGATTTAGATCCCTATGAGATTAAAAGTCCAGAATGGGAGCCATTATTAGAGACAGGTGTGGAAAAGACAAACTATGACTTTGATACACAAGTCCTGCCGTGTGAATCAGAAGACATTGTGACACAATGTCATCACAGTTCTAGTGAGGAGATCAACGAGTCAGACATGAGccagcacacacagctcagacCACCTGCTGCAGATGCCTGGGCAGTGAGTTTGATGGTGATAAAGGAGGTGAGCTCAGAGGACATCAGTTTAACCCCTCAGCTACAGGGCAGTGAAAGTCCCGTGGATCTCTGGTTGGACGCATGCCAGTATCTGTCAG GAGAGACACAAGTGTCAGATAACAACCCTGAAGACAGTGAGGGGATTGGCTGGTACAGTAGTGACACCAGAGGTTGGGGGCAACCAGTTGAGAGGTGGCCATCGGTGGACAGCTGGGCCAGTGCACTATCAGACTGGACCGGGATCCTTGCAGCTCCACCTGAGGACATCACAGCTGCTTTCACAGAGGCAGGCGCCGAGATAGATGCTCTGACGCAGGCTCTGGCAGAGGTTACCCACAGAGGACCTCATCTAGAATCAACAGAGCAGCTACTCATGGGGGTCCAGGATCACTTAATCAAGGCGCAAAGCCCCCCCGACAGCTCTCTCCACTCTGGGCACAGCTGCCTCTCACTGTGCCTGGACGCTGCAGGGCCTGACAGAGAGGCATCCCAGAGACTCAAATCCGTGTGCGATCCAATGCTGACCACACAAGGAGAGCTGAGCTCCATCCCCCAGCACTCAACCGGTGCTACGGTGGCCTCTCCTGGAAGACAGGACACCTGCCCTGAATTGGACCTTTTTCAGTTTGGAGGATGTGTCGAGTCCCTGGAGACAGATTTTTCCATCAGCAACGAAGAAGAACCAATCATACTGAAGATAATAGAAGATTCTGATTTGAATTCTCCCGCAGAGCTCGTAACTGAGGAG CCCTTTGGAGATGGAGTGTGTAAAGTGACCGATGAACACATCGTCCCCCAGCTGGGCTCGGTTGCTGAGCAGGAagccacacagagctgtgaatgtGACGGCATCTCACTAACAAATACAATACAGTCACATGTGCCGGGTGTGGACGTTGAACCTGGCCTGCACTTTGATGTTCACACATACACGTCGCTTGACACTCCACCAGACCTTGATGGGGCATGTCAGGTGTTGCCACATTGGGAGAGTCCTAAGTTTATTATGCCCCTAGCCCCCCTCGGTATTGGCTCCTCCCTCGTCACTCGGACGAACAGCAGTTTGGAAGGAGATCAGACTTTTGCCAAAAGGTTTCTCAATGACAACAGAGACCTCATTTATGATCACGTACAACACCACACTCTCTGGCCAAACCCGGATGGAATTACAGGCAAACCATCTCTGGAAGGTGATGAGGAGGTGATTCATCAAAGGCgggacacaaacactgctgaggAATCTACAGCAGAGGACGTGCACAGAGGAGACACTGCACAGTGCGTCCTCGCTGCAGGAAAAACACTACTAGAGGAGATTAATGATCTCAGCAGAGAAAACTTCATTGGCGTCCCTGCAGATCATTTTATCATCTCGGAGACAAACCGTGTTGCATATGTCACTTTGGATTTAAATGACCCTTTTGTCTCCAGGCCTGCAAAACCCAGATCGTTTGATACAATGCCTCACAAAACTCACAAGAACACCTCAGAGAGCAAAAGCCACTCCAGAAAGGATAAATCAGCCGGTCACCATCATGGTGGACAAGCCTCCAAGAAACAGGAGAGTGCATCTCAACATGTTGCCTGCAGACAGCAAGAAACTCACCCTACAACTGCAGAGAATCATGCCAGCAAGGACACTCCAGCTAGGCTTGAAGCCAAGGAGACTAATATAGTGACTGAGGCTCCAAGCAAACCTcatggaaagaagaagaagaaacatggtCAGAATACAACATCAGTGAAGAGTGTTGGGGAGCCGCTGAAAGAGGTGGAAAATGGAGCAAAGCCAATGACTGCAAAAGGAAAGGTTGACGAGTTCGAGGTCAAACTTGGCGCCAAAGCAGGGAAAGCTCAAAAGGACAACAATCAGTCAGAGGGTGCTGAGAAAAAGCCTCAGCACCcagaaggagagcagcatcctcCACCTCACACAGATCAGCCAAGACCCTTTACCAGTCCTCTAAAAGATGAGGTCATTAAAAGACCACGCCTGTCTCAGGATAAGTTTGGGAAGATTGTCAGCACTTTGGAGGCCAAACTACCAAAATCAGACGTTTCTATAAAGGCAAACAGAGAGGAGGTCAAAGCAGACGTAGGAACAGCTCGTAGGAAGGCGTACAGTGAGGTGGTCAAACAAAAAATCCCACCCAAGGAAG ATCCCAAAGTGGTGCAGCCCATTCAGGCAGTGTCAGTGAGTGGGGACCCCCAGAGTCTGTGTCTTTGGTGTCAGTTTGCTGCTGTCTTCTCAGACTACACTGTGACCTGGAGCCGGGAGGGCTCCACCCTGGCTGAGATCAAGAGAAG TGCAGGGGATGAGAGCAGAGTGTCACTGACCATCACCGCCGCCTCTCACAAAGACCTGGGCAAGTACCAGTGTCGGCTCAGCAGCTTACATGGGTCAGTCACCCTGGAGTACCTGCTCACAtatgaag TGCTCAGTGAGGTTGTCATCCCTCCAAAGACCGTTTTAT CTGCCAGAGTAGAGGTGAGCAGCGAGGAGGAGGGCGTCAACTGTTCCAGACTGATGTTCAAAGAAGACTTCCTGTCAGACCAATACTTTGAAGAAAACCATCCCATCAGCATCGTCGTGGAAAAGGTCCACTTTGGTGAGGGTATGCATCGGCGGGCTTTCAGGTCCAGGCTGGAAGCAGGTCAGATGCACCTGTTAGTTCCGGGACACTCCTGTGTGCTCAAAGTGCATAACGCCATCAGCAACGGGACCAAGAACAACGACGACCTGGTTCAGAAGAACTTCACCTTGGCTGTGGAG GAGTGTCAAGTGCAGAACACGGCGAGAGAGTACATCAAAGCGTACACGGCTGCAGCTCAGTCCGTCGAAGCCTTTGGAGACGTCCCAGA GATCATTCCCATCTACCTGGTTCACCGTCCATCCAACGACATCCCCTACGCCACgctggaagaggagctgattGGTGACTTTGTTAAATATTCGGTCAAGGACGGCAAAGAGCTCAACCTGATGAGACGTGACTCCGAGGCTGGACAGAAATGCTGCTCCTTCCAGCACTGGGTCTACCACAAGACAGAGGGTAACCTGCTGGTCACAGACATGCAAG GGGTGGGCATGAAACTTACTGACGTGGGAATAGCCACCTGCAAGAAAGG atataAGGGCTTCAAAGGAAACTGTGCCACCTCCTTCATTGATCAGTTCAAAGCATTGCATCAATGCAACCAGTACTGTGAGATTCTGGGCCTCAAGTCTCTGCAGCCCAAACCTAAAAAGCCAGCAACCGCCCCCAAAGCCAAACCCCAACCCTCTGCTGCACCCAAGAAGAAAACCTTCGGGCCAGCGGTGAAGGGCAAGTCATAA
- the alpk2 gene encoding alpha-protein kinase 2 isoform X3 has translation MPLAPLGIGSSLVTRTNSSLEGDQTFAKRFLNDNRDLIYDHVQHHTLWPNPDGITGKPSLEGDEEVIHQRRDTNTAEESTAEDVHRGDTAQCVLAAGKTLLEEINDLSRENFIGVPADHFIISETNRVAYVTLDLNDPFVSRPAKPRSFDTMPHKTHKNTSESKSHSRKDKSAGHHHGGQASKKQESASQHVACRQQETHPTTAENHASKDTPARLEAKETNIVTEAPSKPHGKKKKKHGQNTTSVKSVGEPLKEVENGAKPMTAKGKVDEFEVKLGAKAGKAQKDNNQSEGAEKKPQHPEGEQHPPPHTDQPRPFTSPLKDEVIKRPRLSQDKFGKIVSTLEAKLPKSDVSIKANREEVKADVGTARRKAYSEVVKQKIPPKEDPKVVQPIQAVSVSGDPQSLCLWCQFAAVFSDYTVTWSREGSTLAEIKRSAGDESRVSLTITAASHKDLGKYQCRLSSLHGSVTLEYLLTYEVLSEVVIPPKTVLSARVEVSSEEEGVNCSRLMFKEDFLSDQYFEENHPISIVVEKVHFGEGMHRRAFRSRLEAGQMHLLVPGHSCVLKVHNAISNGTKNNDDLVQKNFTLAVEECQVQNTAREYIKAYTAAAQSVEAFGDVPEIIPIYLVHRPSNDIPYATLEEELIGDFVKYSVKDGKELNLMRRDSEAGQKCCSFQHWVYHKTEGNLLVTDMQGVGMKLTDVGIATCKKGYKGFKGNCATSFIDQFKALHQCNQYCEILGLKSLQPKPKKPATAPKAKPQPSAAPKKKTFGPAVKGKS, from the exons ATGCCCCTAGCCCCCCTCGGTATTGGCTCCTCCCTCGTCACTCGGACGAACAGCAGTTTGGAAGGAGATCAGACTTTTGCCAAAAGGTTTCTCAATGACAACAGAGACCTCATTTATGATCACGTACAACACCACACTCTCTGGCCAAACCCGGATGGAATTACAGGCAAACCATCTCTGGAAGGTGATGAGGAGGTGATTCATCAAAGGCgggacacaaacactgctgaggAATCTACAGCAGAGGACGTGCACAGAGGAGACACTGCACAGTGCGTCCTCGCTGCAGGAAAAACACTACTAGAGGAGATTAATGATCTCAGCAGAGAAAACTTCATTGGCGTCCCTGCAGATCATTTTATCATCTCGGAGACAAACCGTGTTGCATATGTCACTTTGGATTTAAATGACCCTTTTGTCTCCAGGCCTGCAAAACCCAGATCGTTTGATACAATGCCTCACAAAACTCACAAGAACACCTCAGAGAGCAAAAGCCACTCCAGAAAGGATAAATCAGCCGGTCACCATCATGGTGGACAAGCCTCCAAGAAACAGGAGAGTGCATCTCAACATGTTGCCTGCAGACAGCAAGAAACTCACCCTACAACTGCAGAGAATCATGCCAGCAAGGACACTCCAGCTAGGCTTGAAGCCAAGGAGACTAATATAGTGACTGAGGCTCCAAGCAAACCTcatggaaagaagaagaagaaacatggtCAGAATACAACATCAGTGAAGAGTGTTGGGGAGCCGCTGAAAGAGGTGGAAAATGGAGCAAAGCCAATGACTGCAAAAGGAAAGGTTGACGAGTTCGAGGTCAAACTTGGCGCCAAAGCAGGGAAAGCTCAAAAGGACAACAATCAGTCAGAGGGTGCTGAGAAAAAGCCTCAGCACCcagaaggagagcagcatcctcCACCTCACACAGATCAGCCAAGACCCTTTACCAGTCCTCTAAAAGATGAGGTCATTAAAAGACCACGCCTGTCTCAGGATAAGTTTGGGAAGATTGTCAGCACTTTGGAGGCCAAACTACCAAAATCAGACGTTTCTATAAAGGCAAACAGAGAGGAGGTCAAAGCAGACGTAGGAACAGCTCGTAGGAAGGCGTACAGTGAGGTGGTCAAACAAAAAATCCCACCCAAGGAAG ATCCCAAAGTGGTGCAGCCCATTCAGGCAGTGTCAGTGAGTGGGGACCCCCAGAGTCTGTGTCTTTGGTGTCAGTTTGCTGCTGTCTTCTCAGACTACACTGTGACCTGGAGCCGGGAGGGCTCCACCCTGGCTGAGATCAAGAGAAG TGCAGGGGATGAGAGCAGAGTGTCACTGACCATCACCGCCGCCTCTCACAAAGACCTGGGCAAGTACCAGTGTCGGCTCAGCAGCTTACATGGGTCAGTCACCCTGGAGTACCTGCTCACAtatgaag TGCTCAGTGAGGTTGTCATCCCTCCAAAGACCGTTTTAT CTGCCAGAGTAGAGGTGAGCAGCGAGGAGGAGGGCGTCAACTGTTCCAGACTGATGTTCAAAGAAGACTTCCTGTCAGACCAATACTTTGAAGAAAACCATCCCATCAGCATCGTCGTGGAAAAGGTCCACTTTGGTGAGGGTATGCATCGGCGGGCTTTCAGGTCCAGGCTGGAAGCAGGTCAGATGCACCTGTTAGTTCCGGGACACTCCTGTGTGCTCAAAGTGCATAACGCCATCAGCAACGGGACCAAGAACAACGACGACCTGGTTCAGAAGAACTTCACCTTGGCTGTGGAG GAGTGTCAAGTGCAGAACACGGCGAGAGAGTACATCAAAGCGTACACGGCTGCAGCTCAGTCCGTCGAAGCCTTTGGAGACGTCCCAGA GATCATTCCCATCTACCTGGTTCACCGTCCATCCAACGACATCCCCTACGCCACgctggaagaggagctgattGGTGACTTTGTTAAATATTCGGTCAAGGACGGCAAAGAGCTCAACCTGATGAGACGTGACTCCGAGGCTGGACAGAAATGCTGCTCCTTCCAGCACTGGGTCTACCACAAGACAGAGGGTAACCTGCTGGTCACAGACATGCAAG GGGTGGGCATGAAACTTACTGACGTGGGAATAGCCACCTGCAAGAAAGG atataAGGGCTTCAAAGGAAACTGTGCCACCTCCTTCATTGATCAGTTCAAAGCATTGCATCAATGCAACCAGTACTGTGAGATTCTGGGCCTCAAGTCTCTGCAGCCCAAACCTAAAAAGCCAGCAACCGCCCCCAAAGCCAAACCCCAACCCTCTGCTGCACCCAAGAAGAAAACCTTCGGGCCAGCGGTGAAGGGCAAGTCATAA